One stretch of Clavibacter californiensis DNA includes these proteins:
- the sufD gene encoding Fe-S cluster assembly protein SufD, producing MTTPLATTEAPVPADQHGNRAHTDGGWAAVPIQTRSERFTSTDVEAFEAVTGREAVWKLTPVRRIDDLISGELDGSRYPFTSSEADGTSVSWIPRDDARIGTAGAPEDRAQANAWSSFGEALAIDVTGEERVTITVGRSDLGPAPRAAHTVITAAPFSRGVVILDNAGSASLAENVEIVVGDQAELTVVTVQQWDAEARHLAAHQAVVGRDAKLKHVVVTLGGSIVRVNPSAHLSHEGADGELLGVYFADAGQHLEQQVYVDHDAPNTRSRVTYKGALQGKGARTVWIGDVLIRRSAPGTDSYEQNRNLVLTDGTRADSVPNLEIETGDIAGAGHASATGRFDDEQLFYLQARGITEEEARRLVVRGFLSEIVQQIGVPDLEERLQAAIEAELSASPSAAVDR from the coding sequence ATGACGACCCCACTCGCCACCACAGAAGCCCCCGTCCCCGCCGACCAGCACGGCAATCGGGCGCACACCGACGGAGGGTGGGCGGCAGTCCCCATCCAGACCCGTTCCGAGCGCTTCACGTCCACGGACGTCGAGGCCTTCGAGGCGGTCACCGGCCGCGAGGCCGTCTGGAAGCTGACGCCCGTCCGACGGATCGACGACCTCATCTCGGGTGAGCTCGACGGCTCCCGGTACCCGTTCACCAGCTCCGAGGCGGATGGCACGTCCGTCTCGTGGATCCCGCGGGACGACGCGCGCATCGGCACCGCGGGTGCCCCTGAGGACCGCGCCCAGGCCAACGCCTGGTCGTCCTTCGGTGAGGCGCTCGCCATCGACGTCACGGGGGAGGAGCGCGTCACCATCACGGTCGGCCGCTCGGATCTCGGGCCCGCCCCGCGCGCCGCGCACACCGTCATCACGGCGGCCCCGTTCAGCCGCGGCGTCGTCATCCTCGACAACGCCGGATCCGCGTCGCTCGCGGAGAACGTCGAGATCGTCGTGGGCGACCAGGCCGAGCTCACGGTCGTCACCGTGCAGCAGTGGGACGCCGAGGCGCGCCACCTGGCCGCGCACCAGGCCGTCGTCGGCCGCGACGCGAAGCTCAAGCACGTGGTGGTGACGCTCGGCGGATCCATCGTGCGCGTCAACCCCTCGGCGCACCTCTCCCACGAGGGCGCGGACGGCGAGCTGCTCGGCGTCTACTTCGCCGACGCGGGCCAGCACCTCGAGCAGCAGGTGTACGTCGACCACGACGCCCCCAACACCCGCAGCCGCGTGACCTACAAGGGCGCGCTGCAGGGCAAGGGCGCGCGCACCGTGTGGATCGGCGACGTCCTCATCCGCCGCTCCGCGCCCGGCACCGACAGCTACGAGCAGAACCGCAACCTGGTCCTCACGGACGGCACGCGCGCCGACTCGGTCCCGAACCTCGAGATCGAGACCGGCGACATCGCCGGGGCCGGGCACGCGAGCGCCACGGGCCGCTTCGACGACGAGCAGCTGTTCTACCTGCAGGCCCGCGGGATCACGGAGGAGGAGGCGCGTCGCCTCGTCGTCCGCGGCTTCCTCAGCGAGATCGTGCAGCAGATCGGCGTCCCCGACCTCGAGGAGCGGCTCCAGGCCGCCATCGAGGCCGAGCTCTCCGCCAGCCCGTCCGCGGCGGTCGACCGATGA
- the sufB gene encoding Fe-S cluster assembly protein SufB — protein MSDVLIDRPELESLGQYEFGWSDSDVAGASAKRGISPQVVADISRRKSEPEWMLANRMKGYELFGKKPMPTWGADLSGIDFDNIKYFVRSTEKQAQTWEDLPDDIKNTYERLGIPEAERQRLVSGVAAQYESEVVFHSIQKELEDQGVIFMDTDTALREHPELFKEYFGTVIPAGDNKFAALNTAVWSGGSFVYVPKGVHVEIPLQAYFRINTENMGQFERTLIIADEGSYVHYIEGCTAPIYKSDSLHSAVVEIIVKKDARVRYTTIQNWSNNVYNLVTKRATAAEGATMEWIDGNIGSKVTMKYPSIYLMGERAKGETLSVAFAGPGQHQDAGAKMVHMAPYTQSSIVSKSIARGGGRAGYRGEIRVDAAAHHSANTVRCDALLVDTISRSDTYPAIDIRVDDVQLGHEATVSRVSEEQLFYLMSRGMPEDEAMAMIVRGFIEPIARELPMEYALELNKLIEMGMEGSVG, from the coding sequence ATGTCAGATGTGCTCATCGACCGACCCGAGCTCGAGAGCCTGGGGCAGTACGAGTTCGGCTGGTCCGACTCCGACGTCGCGGGTGCCTCGGCCAAGCGCGGCATCTCCCCGCAGGTCGTCGCCGACATCTCGCGGCGCAAGAGCGAGCCCGAGTGGATGCTCGCCAACCGCATGAAGGGCTACGAGCTCTTCGGCAAGAAGCCCATGCCCACCTGGGGCGCCGACCTCTCCGGCATCGACTTCGACAACATCAAGTACTTCGTGCGCTCCACGGAGAAGCAGGCCCAGACGTGGGAGGACCTGCCCGACGACATCAAGAACACGTACGAGCGTCTCGGCATCCCCGAGGCGGAGCGCCAGCGCCTCGTCTCCGGCGTCGCGGCACAGTACGAGTCCGAGGTCGTCTTCCACTCCATCCAGAAGGAGCTCGAGGACCAGGGCGTCATCTTCATGGACACCGACACGGCGCTGCGCGAGCACCCGGAGCTGTTCAAGGAGTACTTCGGCACCGTCATCCCCGCGGGCGACAACAAGTTCGCCGCGCTGAACACGGCCGTCTGGTCCGGCGGCTCGTTCGTGTACGTGCCCAAGGGCGTGCACGTCGAGATCCCGCTGCAGGCCTACTTCCGGATCAACACCGAGAACATGGGCCAGTTCGAGCGGACGCTGATCATCGCGGACGAGGGCAGCTACGTCCACTACATCGAGGGCTGCACCGCCCCCATCTACAAGTCCGACTCGCTGCACTCGGCGGTGGTCGAGATCATCGTGAAGAAGGACGCCCGCGTCCGCTACACGACCATCCAGAACTGGTCGAACAACGTCTACAACCTCGTCACCAAGCGCGCGACGGCGGCCGAGGGCGCGACCATGGAGTGGATCGACGGCAACATCGGCTCCAAGGTCACGATGAAGTACCCCTCCATCTACCTCATGGGCGAGCGCGCCAAGGGCGAGACCCTGTCCGTCGCCTTCGCCGGCCCCGGCCAGCACCAGGACGCCGGCGCGAAGATGGTGCACATGGCGCCGTACACGCAGTCGTCGATCGTGTCGAAGTCCATCGCGCGCGGCGGCGGCCGGGCCGGCTACCGCGGCGAGATCCGCGTGGACGCGGCTGCGCACCACTCCGCCAACACCGTCCGCTGCGACGCGCTGCTGGTCGACACCATCTCCCGCTCCGACACGTACCCCGCGATCGACATCCGCGTGGACGACGTCCAGCTCGGCCACGAGGCGACGGTCTCGCGCGTCAGCGAGGAGCAGCTGTTCTACCTGATGAGCCGGGGCATGCCCGAGGACGAGGCCATGGCCATGATCGTCCGCGGCTTCATCGAGCCCATCGCCCGCGAGCTCCCCATGGAGTACGCGCTCGAACTCAACAAGCTCATCGAGATGGGCATGGAAGGATCCGTCGGCTAG
- a CDS encoding COX15/CtaA family protein, translated as MTHGTDAGQSPSGSVLGQTLMVTRRLRERLPDGITRVTRFLVWTTLVVQTLVVGTGGLVRLTGSGLGCPTWPRCTADSFVSTPEMGVHGIIEFGNRLLTFVLVIVAIATFLAVLRLRNRGRGLFSIALAIGLGIPAQGVIGGITVLTGLNPYIVGLHFVVSVVLVVLSTVLVWRTYHPLDEAERSVPSYFLTLARITSVVVGITILVGIVVTGSGPHAGDQGAARNGLDPELLQHVHSWPAYTTFALTIALVVIAARNRWTAVSRWTRVLLAVELVQIAVGLIQARTGLPEFLVGLHMVLACLLASAMTATLLSTTRRADTLRLTPAEVRRSAHVG; from the coding sequence GTGACTCACGGCACCGATGCGGGGCAGTCTCCCAGTGGGAGCGTGCTAGGTCAGACCCTCATGGTCACCAGGCGGCTGCGGGAGCGGCTGCCGGACGGGATCACCCGCGTCACGCGGTTCCTCGTCTGGACCACGCTCGTCGTGCAGACGCTCGTCGTCGGCACCGGCGGGCTCGTGCGGCTCACTGGCTCCGGGCTCGGCTGCCCGACGTGGCCCAGGTGCACCGCCGACTCCTTCGTCTCGACGCCGGAGATGGGCGTGCACGGGATCATCGAGTTCGGCAACCGCCTCCTGACCTTCGTGCTGGTCATCGTCGCGATCGCGACGTTCCTCGCCGTGCTGCGGCTGCGGAACCGAGGACGCGGCCTCTTCTCCATCGCGCTCGCGATCGGCCTCGGCATCCCCGCGCAGGGCGTCATCGGCGGCATCACGGTCCTGACCGGGCTGAACCCGTACATCGTGGGCCTGCACTTCGTCGTGTCCGTGGTGCTCGTCGTGCTGTCGACCGTGCTCGTGTGGCGCACCTACCACCCTCTCGACGAAGCTGAGCGATCGGTGCCGTCGTACTTCCTGACGCTCGCGCGCATCACCTCCGTCGTCGTCGGCATCACGATCCTCGTCGGCATCGTCGTCACCGGATCCGGCCCCCACGCGGGCGACCAGGGCGCCGCCCGCAACGGGCTCGACCCGGAGCTGCTGCAGCACGTGCACAGCTGGCCGGCCTACACGACCTTCGCACTCACGATCGCCCTCGTCGTCATCGCGGCCCGCAACCGGTGGACCGCCGTCTCGCGCTGGACCCGCGTGCTTCTCGCGGTCGAGCTCGTGCAGATCGCAGTGGGCCTCATCCAGGCGCGGACGGGGCTGCCCGAGTTCCTCGTGGGGCTGCACATGGTGCTCGCGTGCCTGCTCGCGTCCGCGATGACGGCCACCCTGCTGAGCACCACCCGACGGGCGGACACGCTCCGGCTCACTCCCGCGGAGGTACGGCGCTCCGCCCACGTGGGCTGA
- a CDS encoding heme o synthase, with amino-acid sequence MNVAVQSRVDRETIGVARKTKAYVALTKPRVIELLLVTTAPVMILAQGGWPNPWLILGVLVGGTLSAGSANAFNCYIDRDIDRVMKRTQRRPLVTGELTDREALVFAWIIGVASIVWLGVISNWLAAALSLAAILFYVFVYTLWLKRRTPQNIVWGGAAGCMPVLIGWAAVTGDISWAPVILFMIVFLWTPPHYWPLSMKYRDDYASVNVPMLAVVRGRAAVGLQTILYAWATLACSLLLIPVAGMGLVYTLAALAGGGWFVYETHRLYDLAVRHEPIKPMRVFHASISYLSLLFLAVGIDPLLPF; translated from the coding sequence ATGAACGTTGCGGTGCAGAGTCGGGTCGATCGGGAGACGATCGGCGTGGCGAGGAAGACCAAGGCGTACGTCGCACTGACGAAGCCGCGCGTCATCGAGCTCCTGCTCGTGACCACCGCGCCCGTCATGATCCTCGCCCAGGGGGGATGGCCGAACCCCTGGCTCATCCTCGGCGTCCTCGTCGGCGGCACCCTCAGCGCGGGCAGCGCCAACGCGTTCAACTGCTACATCGACCGCGACATCGACCGCGTCATGAAGCGCACGCAGCGACGGCCGCTGGTGACGGGGGAGCTGACGGACCGCGAGGCCCTCGTGTTCGCCTGGATCATCGGCGTCGCCAGCATCGTCTGGCTCGGCGTCATCTCCAACTGGCTGGCGGCCGCGCTCTCGCTGGCGGCGATCCTCTTCTACGTCTTCGTCTACACGCTGTGGCTGAAGCGCCGCACGCCGCAGAACATCGTCTGGGGCGGAGCAGCGGGCTGCATGCCGGTCCTCATCGGCTGGGCCGCCGTCACGGGCGACATCTCGTGGGCGCCCGTGATCCTCTTCATGATCGTGTTCCTCTGGACCCCGCCGCACTACTGGCCGCTGTCCATGAAGTACCGCGACGACTACGCCTCGGTCAACGTGCCCATGCTCGCCGTCGTGCGCGGCCGCGCGGCCGTCGGCCTGCAGACCATCCTGTACGCGTGGGCCACGCTCGCCTGCTCGCTCCTGCTGATCCCGGTCGCGGGCATGGGGCTCGTCTACACGCTCGCCGCGCTCGCGGGCGGCGGCTGGTTCGTCTACGAGACCCACCGCCTCTACGACCTCGCCGTGCGTCACGAGCCCATCAAGCCGATGCGCGTCTTCCACGCGTCGATCTCGTACCTCTCGCTGCTGTTCCTCGCGGTCGGCATCGACCCCCTCCTGCCCTTCTGA
- the tkt gene encoding transketolase produces MAALQWDPIDSKAVDTARILAADAVEKVGNGHPGTAMSLAPAAYLLFQKVMRRDPSDSTWIGRDRFILSVGHSSLTQYTQFFLGGYGLEIEDLQALRTWDSKTPGHPEYGHTDGVEITTGPLGQGLASSVGFAYAARFERGLFDPETPAGESPFDHFVYVIAGDGDMQEGITSEASSLAGHQELGNLIAIYDSNQISIEDDTDIAFTEDVAARYESYGWHVQHVDWKKTGEYVEDVQELFDAVEAAKAETRKPSLIILKTIIGWPSPKKQNSGKIHGSALGAEELAAVKQIVGFDPEKSFEVPDGVLEHTRQAVDRGQQQHREWDEKLAAWAEANPERKTLLDRVLAGDAPEGLDEALPVFPAGKDVSTRAASGKVINAIAEVMPELWGGSADLAESNNTTIESAPSFVPAERSTEMWKGDPYGRVLHFGIREHAMGAILNGIVLHGNTRPFGGTFLIFSDYMRPAVRLAALMKAPSIFVWTHDSVALGGDGPTHQPVEQLASLRAIPGLDVIRPADANETAQAWKTVLTRRMGPAGLALSRQNLPVLERGTGDATATEFASAAGVAKGAYILADTEGTPDVILIATGSEVQFAVEAREALAADGVQARVVSAPSLEWFEEQDAEYKEHVLPEAVAARVSVEAGISLSWKQYVGHHGRSISIEHFGASAEYEVLYREFGITTEAVVKAAKESIASL; encoded by the coding sequence GTGGCAGCATTGCAATGGGACCCCATCGACAGCAAGGCGGTCGACACCGCACGGATCCTCGCCGCGGACGCGGTGGAGAAGGTCGGAAACGGTCACCCCGGCACCGCGATGAGCCTGGCTCCGGCGGCCTACCTCCTGTTCCAGAAGGTCATGCGCCGCGACCCCTCCGACAGCACCTGGATCGGTCGCGACCGGTTCATCCTCTCGGTGGGCCACAGCTCGCTCACGCAGTACACGCAGTTCTTCCTCGGCGGCTACGGCCTCGAGATCGAGGACCTCCAGGCCCTCCGCACGTGGGACTCCAAGACCCCCGGTCACCCGGAGTACGGCCACACCGACGGCGTCGAGATCACCACCGGCCCGCTCGGCCAGGGCCTCGCCTCCTCCGTGGGCTTCGCCTACGCCGCGCGCTTCGAGCGCGGTCTCTTCGACCCCGAGACCCCCGCGGGCGAGAGCCCGTTCGACCACTTCGTGTACGTGATCGCCGGCGACGGCGACATGCAGGAGGGCATCACCTCCGAGGCCTCCTCCCTCGCGGGTCACCAGGAGCTCGGCAACCTCATCGCGATCTACGACAGCAACCAGATCTCCATCGAGGACGACACCGACATCGCCTTCACCGAGGACGTGGCCGCGCGCTACGAGTCCTACGGCTGGCACGTGCAGCACGTCGACTGGAAGAAGACGGGCGAGTACGTCGAGGACGTGCAGGAGCTGTTCGACGCCGTCGAGGCCGCCAAGGCCGAGACGCGAAAGCCCTCGCTGATCATCCTGAAGACGATCATCGGCTGGCCCTCCCCGAAGAAGCAGAACTCGGGCAAGATCCACGGCTCCGCCCTCGGCGCCGAGGAGCTCGCGGCCGTCAAGCAGATCGTCGGCTTCGACCCCGAGAAGAGCTTCGAGGTGCCGGACGGCGTCCTCGAGCACACCCGCCAGGCCGTCGACCGCGGCCAGCAGCAGCACCGCGAGTGGGACGAGAAGCTCGCCGCGTGGGCCGAGGCGAACCCCGAGCGCAAGACGCTGCTCGACCGCGTCCTCGCCGGTGACGCCCCCGAGGGCCTCGACGAGGCGCTCCCCGTGTTCCCCGCGGGCAAGGACGTCTCGACGCGCGCCGCGTCCGGCAAGGTCATCAACGCCATCGCCGAGGTCATGCCCGAGCTGTGGGGCGGCTCGGCCGACCTCGCCGAGTCGAACAACACGACGATCGAGTCCGCGCCGTCCTTCGTGCCGGCCGAGCGCTCGACCGAGATGTGGAAGGGCGACCCCTACGGCCGCGTCCTCCACTTCGGCATCCGCGAGCACGCCATGGGCGCGATCCTCAACGGGATCGTCCTGCACGGCAACACGCGTCCCTTCGGCGGCACGTTCCTCATCTTCAGCGACTACATGCGCCCGGCGGTCCGTCTCGCCGCGCTCATGAAGGCGCCGTCGATCTTCGTCTGGACGCACGACTCCGTCGCCCTCGGTGGCGACGGCCCGACGCACCAGCCGGTGGAGCAGCTCGCCAGCCTCCGCGCCATCCCGGGTCTCGACGTCATCCGCCCCGCGGACGCCAACGAGACCGCGCAGGCGTGGAAGACGGTCCTCACGCGTCGCATGGGCCCTGCGGGCCTCGCGCTATCGCGCCAGAACCTCCCGGTCCTGGAGCGCGGCACGGGCGACGCCACGGCCACCGAGTTCGCCTCGGCTGCCGGCGTGGCCAAGGGCGCGTACATCCTGGCCGACACCGAGGGCACGCCCGACGTGATCCTCATCGCCACGGGCTCCGAGGTCCAGTTCGCCGTCGAGGCCCGCGAGGCCCTCGCCGCGGACGGCGTCCAGGCCCGTGTCGTCAGCGCCCCGAGCCTCGAGTGGTTCGAGGAGCAGGACGCCGAGTACAAGGAGCACGTGCTCCCCGAGGCGGTCGCCGCGCGCGTCTCCGTCGAGGCGGGCATCTCGCTCTCCTGGAAGCAGTACGTCGGGCACCACGGCCGCAGCATCTCGATCGAGCACTTCGGCGCCAGCGCCGAGTACGAGGTCCTGTACCGCGAGTTCGGCATCACCACGGAGGCCGTCGTGAAGGCGGCCAAGGAGTCCATCGCCTCCCTCTAG
- the tal gene encoding transaldolase translates to MTDTTSPTAQLSSAGVSIWLDDLSRERIDAKGIEKVIAERDVVGITTNPTIFASALAKGEAYDAQVRELAADGADVDRAVFEITTRDVGEAARIFRPVYDRTAGFDGRVSIEVSPDFANDTQATIDEAHKLWDKIAEPNVMIKIPATREGLEAITEVIGAGISVNVTLIFSLERYREVINAYLTGLEKAKAAGIDLSTIHSVASFFVSRVDTEIDKRLDALGTDEATALKSKAGVANAQLAYQAFEQSFASERAQGLLGAGANKQRPLWASTGVKSPDLPDTLYVTQLVAADVVNTMPEKTLDATFDHGVIEGDTITGSYDAANEVLNKVDELGISYKEVTELLEEEGVAKFKVSWSELIETVTTALDGAK, encoded by the coding sequence ATGACCGACACCACTTCCCCCACCGCGCAGCTCTCCTCCGCGGGCGTCAGCATCTGGCTCGACGACCTGTCGCGCGAGCGCATCGATGCCAAGGGCATCGAGAAGGTGATCGCCGAGCGCGACGTCGTCGGCATCACGACGAACCCCACCATCTTCGCGTCGGCCCTCGCCAAGGGCGAGGCGTACGACGCCCAGGTCCGCGAGCTCGCGGCCGACGGCGCAGACGTCGACCGCGCGGTCTTCGAGATCACCACCCGCGACGTCGGCGAGGCCGCGCGCATCTTCCGCCCGGTCTACGACCGCACCGCCGGCTTCGACGGCCGCGTCTCCATCGAGGTCTCCCCCGACTTCGCCAACGACACGCAGGCGACCATCGACGAGGCCCACAAGCTGTGGGACAAGATCGCCGAGCCCAACGTCATGATCAAGATCCCCGCGACCCGCGAGGGCCTCGAGGCCATCACCGAGGTCATCGGCGCCGGCATCAGCGTCAACGTCACCCTGATCTTCAGCCTCGAGCGCTACCGCGAGGTCATCAACGCGTACCTCACCGGCCTCGAGAAGGCGAAGGCGGCGGGCATCGACCTGTCGACCATCCACTCGGTCGCCTCCTTCTTCGTGTCGCGCGTCGACACCGAGATCGACAAGCGCCTCGACGCGCTCGGCACCGACGAGGCCACCGCGCTCAAGAGCAAGGCCGGCGTCGCCAACGCGCAGCTCGCCTACCAGGCCTTCGAGCAGTCCTTCGCGTCCGAGCGCGCCCAGGGCCTCCTCGGCGCCGGCGCCAACAAGCAGCGCCCGCTCTGGGCGTCCACGGGCGTCAAGAGCCCCGACCTGCCCGACACGCTCTACGTGACGCAGCTCGTCGCGGCGGACGTCGTCAACACGATGCCGGAGAAGACGCTCGACGCGACCTTCGACCACGGCGTGATCGAGGGCGACACCATCACGGGGTCCTACGACGCCGCGAACGAGGTCCTGAACAAGGTCGACGAGCTCGGCATCTCCTACAAGGAGGTCACCGAGCTCCTCGAGGAGGAGGGCGTCGCGAAGTTCAAGGTGTCGTGGAGCGAGCTCATCGAGACCGTGACGACGGCCCTGGACGGCGCCAAGTGA